The sequence gcattttcaaggtcaaatttaaattaattaaagggaGTAAggaatttatgtattttataagggtatttttggaaatatatatttttaaacctttttaatttaagcttaatgattttattaatcttaatgggtctaatttattaattaaaaactagtGTTGATTAAGTCCGTTAATTAAAAAGTTAATaagcttttttgtttttttatttatttaaacctaaacctaaacctaaacaCACACCTCTAAACACCTACACTCACACATCAAAACACGCACACACATAATACGTAAATTGTAGGAAAGTGAGAGGAACAGCGGCCGTTTCTTCTTTGCAAGTCAAgggaagattttgatttttttcctccttcgttcttcgattttcttactcgttcttccttccaacaacgATCACTCGACTCTCTTGCATCCCAAGGTGGGTTTTCGGTGGGTTTTTGACAAAATAAAGggtagaaaaaaatagaaatcatcTTCCGTTTGTCACCAGCTTCCACCGCTTCGGTACTCGTATTttgagcgttttaaacgcaaagacacgtttctaaacttttttttttgcaccattcaaaccatattatgtgtgtttaatAATGTTTGCATGAATAATATGAAATCCTCCTTTTATATTCGTTTTTATGATTGTACAAGTTAAAAATTGGATTTTCATGCTTCCAAACTCATgattatgatgcataaaaaGGCTGCCATCATAGGGCTATGGGAAGAgatgaatttcattatgtttAAGGGTGGTTAAGGGCCACGATTAAGGGCGGTACATGTAAGACAAGATGTTGAACGAAAATTGGGATCAAATGGGGCTAGGGTTTGCGTTTCGGGTCCTAGGCGAGGTAGACTGCTAGCTGCTATTTGGGAGGTGTTCAAGGGTCCTAAGGGAGTCTAGTTATGGTCCTAGATGGCTGTGCAAGGGCTGGAAAGAGAGGATAAAGGTTGCACATCATTTTGGGTTGTTTAAGGCATGTAGAGGCGCGGCTTAAGGTTGGGGGTTCTAGGCTCTTTAAGCTTGATCCATCAGGGTCTCTAGGGTtcagtcatggtcctaggatggtCAGCTATGGGCTGGTTGGGTCGGCCATGGGCTAGGGTCGAAGAGATTGAGAGTTTTTGCAAgctagggttttcgaaaatGAGCAGAATTTTCCAGCATGGTTCTAGGCTTGTTCAAGGGTTTTAATTGGTATGATTTGGGATGAAAAAAGGTTAGTAAGATGTTAATAagttatggttcaagtttggttaagttttaaGTCGATACAAGTTAAAATCGGGACGTATggttaagttttaaaacgaattgatAAATTAATTGAGGAACTTAATTTTACGTCTAataaatgtttatgggtgtattttaagatgtcatgttaagtttaggggtgaaaattttttgtttaaaatttgagaagaaaatattaagtattgaattaattcgggattaaaaatACTTCACGGTTTAGTAATTAAGTTAATAAATCAAAAtgctcgggtttacgtctaaaaaaaatagtaggattttaaagtgAAAAAGATAAGGGACGTTTCAAAAACTGTACTTCGTACATACTTCGGTTTACTTTATTGTTTTAGTTTTACCTGCTGTATTTTCTCACGACATTGTTCATTGTTTTCTGTTCGGATTTTTATATCTTTTACAACTTTACAGAACTACAAAATTTGTTTAACACATGCAAACCACTATTTTTTGTTTTCGAAATCGAAAGATGTTTGTTATTATTGGGTCTTGAATCTCATATCTTAGTCACGAATAAGTTATGTTTCTCCTTCTCACTCCAGTTTATTTCATTTatgtaaaatttataaataaaataattatttgttatAACAATATAAAGTTAAAGTTTTTCATGTTCACTATTTTAGAAAAATCAGTGTGACAGATACATATAAAAGAACTTTTATGGCCAAAAGGCGTGCATATACATACATANCAATAATCAAATCATGgagatttggaaaaaaaaaaacaatcaaatcagTTAGAAATTCAAATTTACCATTGAGTATATAAATTGACaactttttattgttttttgaaaagaaaaaaatttcttttatttttaaagttttcaaACAAGGctataatatatattcataatttttgctACTAAAATGTGACAGTCAATAACTAGCTAGAGATGGATTCGAGACTTGATGAGATGGAAATGTAAAACAAAAGCAAAACCATTCGATCTACACACACATACATGTTGCAATATCGATCTTTCACATTTACTTGGCTATGGTTTTAGCAATTTTGAGctattttagtcatttttgtGCCGACGGAAACGAGACAATGAATCATTCACATACATTTTAGTCATTTTTGTGCCGACGGCAACGAGACAATGAATCATGCACTATACATCATCGTATCGGTGTCACACCATATAAAcaactaaaattacaaaaaaaaaaaagaaaaagaaaacgtAATAAAACTTAGAATCGACAAACGGAGAAATAATATTGcaaaagaataaatatattgaacaAAAATATAACTTGTTCTTATTTATGAGCGAACCACCGGCTCTCGGATCTTTCGTTTTCCAGCTCGTCAGCATGGCGACAGCAAAACGCGCGGAATATGAACAAATGTGTATGCTCCAAAaagatatttattttctttaactaTTTTTAGCAATAAATAATAAAgcaaataaaacatataaaaaatgcATATTTAAAGGGAAAAAAACTCAGTTTCCGCGTAGAAGGATGAGACAGAAGGAATACAGAAACTGTAcatggaaaagaaaaaaaaaggaacgatcttaaaagaaaaggaaaaagagtTTCTTTTCTCTGCTCTCTTATTTTACACCTAAGCCACATATTCCTTTGAAAAAAGATTTCCATATTTTCACACCATATTTTCACACTGCccgatttttaaattataataccACACGACCATTATCACAAAACCCTTTTTCATTCCGACccctttttttcttcttccttcaCTTTCTTGATATTTAGCTAAGAATTTTTCcctatatcaaaatattatatatggaTCATTCGCAGCTGCATAATCCTTATTCTGCAGCTCTGAATATCGACACGGGAAGCGGCGACAGGTTCCCTCAATGGAGTATTCAAGAAACCAGGGATTTGATGATGATTCGGGCGGAGCTCGACCCGACTTTCATGGAGACCAAGAGGAATAAGCTTCTGTGGGAGGTTATCTCGACCAGGATGAAAGAAAAGGGCTACACCAGAAGCGCTGATCAGTGTAAATGCAAGTGGAAAAACCTTGTCACACGCTATAaggtatatatttatatatctttttttttatatatatatataaaataattagattacagatattaattaaattttaatacgCCATAGATAATTATAAGGTCGTAATCATTTCTGGTATGTAGTGTAATCAATTATTGATCCGCGTTGTTTAtctcattattattttaatttataacagATGAGCAGTAAAAATTTTAATAGGATAATATTAGGATTAGATTGTGTCAAAAAGATGCTTAACTTGCAAGTTTTCTgatgtgttttatgtttttttatatatatagggATGCGAAGCAATGGAAGCAGAAGGGATGAGGCAACAGTTTCCATTTTACAATGATCTGCAAACCATATTCGCAGCAAGAATGCAAAGAATGCTGTGGCTGGAGGCTGAGGGTGGCGGAGCCGCCGCCAGCACTCcgaagaaaaggaaaaaggcgGCAGCCCAATATTCTTCATCCGACGAGGAAGACGAAAACGAGGAAAGCGAAGGGGACAAGGCCGGGGGAACAAGAAGGAAGAAGATCACCAAAGGGAAAGAAGCAGGAAACCCTTCGGCCGGAACGAGTTCTAGCAATGTGAGTTCGATAATAAACGGCGTAAAGGGCATAATGGAGGATTACATGAAGCAGCAGATGGAGATGGATATGCAGTGGATTAAAGCTTATGAAGCAAGAGAGGAGGAGAGGAGGGTGAAGGAGAATGAATGGAGGCAAAAAATGGAGGCTTTGGAGAATGAGAGGATAATGATGGAGAGAAGATGGAGGGAAAGAGAGGAGCAAAGGAGGATTAGGGAAGAAGCTAGAGCTGAGAGAAGAGATGCTCTTATTACAGCCCTTTTGAATAAGCTTAGAAGAGAAGAAATGTAGTCTTTGTCTGAAATTTGAGGTTTGTTTCTTTGTTCATTTCTTTGTTCTTGCTAGAGAAGGAGAAGGTAATACCATATCAGATATATAGTGCTAAAGAGGTATGTTTTCGAAACTCATATTTGATCACCTTTGTAGGCTGATTATCAGCATGTATAATTGTCCTTTCCAATGAAAATTTTGAGCTCAATTTGAGTGTAATTTTTAGGTTCATAAGAAATTACACATCTACACACTTGTTTGTTTCGTGAAATGGGAGTCATGATATATGGATGATAAATCGATATATATGAAAAAGATAATGACATATGACTGTGATGATCATTCGCAGAACTTgagtaaaaaattatatattaaagaaGGATGGGTAATAATTTAATGTTTTATCTTTGTACGAAACGGTGCTTTAATAATGTTTACCAAGTGATAATTACCAAGTAATAAAGTTTGACATGATTTTATGTAAGTTCAGTTCAGTATAGGTCATTGCCTACGCAAACTAATATATATTGTTTTCTAGAATGTTGGAAATTTGTTAAGCTAAATATGATGCACAAGCTTTGAAATTTCAGTCACTTGGAAGAAAAGTAGGAAAGCCGGCTGGCTACTGATTGAATGAAGGAATTAAAGTTCAGTCTTAAGTAGTTGAACTTGCTTATTTCATAACCAGTTCACAATTGTGGCTAAGCTTCAAGTTAATTGATAGTCAGATTTGGTTGATGTACAAACTTTTTATTATTCCTATTGTTTAATATGATTGTTTTTCAATTAGATCCCTTTTTTTTCTTATATGATTTTTGCAATTTTGCTAATTAATCCAATCTCAAAGTACCAAAACAGAAAGTAAACTCTAGGAATACATGCAATCTTAAAATGGTTCAGTCCAACAACCTATGCGTCCGTGAGGCCACGCCCAGATGTTGAACAAATTCACTAAACAACACAGTGCATGTTGGGCAGTGACCATGGTGTGAATGAATGAAACCATGGTCGAGCCTTGTGCCACATGATGTTGCCCAAATCTAAGGAGTAGGTAATTTGATTAGGAGTATATCCTTCCCCAGAGAGAGTTAATTACCTAGAGAATGTGAAATTTTATTACCTCATACATGAGTTGTTATGCCTTGTTATTTTAGAGCATGCAGTTGTTCACTATggaatattatatttgttgtttaCGTTGGTATTTTGGGATGATTCTGTTAGAGTAAGTGCCCAACGAGCCAACTTATGGTTTGAACtttattaacttttatataaaaacaatctttattttaataatattttacggttttatccaattatgacatttactttttCTATATACTTATACAAGCCCGatagataaaatccttgaatatacaatcgGTATCACGAGGTCTGTCTCGCAACGTaaaatcatgaaactcattaagaagtgtaacatatattctaaacaggttcttaGTCAATTTAGCCGCCTGAAAAAATGATAAAGTTCGCTCGAGTTTTTtgagactagcatttgtgatgtaagcatcatgtttcattggtaagggcatGAAGATGTCCGTTCATACAGGTgaatgatcatttgatgatgcaatGAGCAACCTTCCATCTGACTGTCTAAGTGGTTATAATTTATTGAGTGAAAAAGTCCGTGGtaatggttgtacaccatttgTCCTTTTCTCGGGACAACGTAGAGGCTCTACGTACTATCATACACTTTGAtacgtttaccgactccattgagggtcatcggGTAGCAAGGTtgagtgtagtttcgaaatacgtagaaGCCAATACATTGTAGTCATGGATTCACCGCTCGCCTAAgggtgaagatatcatatgtgatttGATGTGTTAATAGTACAAGAAatatctggccagagcaagacatgtggtttagggaaatgtgttttcctagttgcataCACGAtgtcattattattattcaaagatatatcatatcgttatcgaattcatttccaactctcgatataacaatggttgcagattcgatcgggatatatgaaaTGAAATGAGTGTACTGTGTGTTAACCATAAgtacttaaggttcttgcaagcactatcagTGATGCCTATGGATCATGAGGCAATGTCACTAGATGCTCTTATCATGATCCGATAGatgcaatcagacttgagttcagAAGTTCTTGATCAAAGaattgatgaaaagaattcaGTTGATTAATGTAagtccgaataagaataaatgttattctaaaTCACAATGAAGTGATAAATCTCAATGTTAggtgtatccctgaaccattgaggttatacaagtatcggattccgtgttcccgttaagatagtcaaattcaaagAGTTAAATTTTGACGACTGTAGTTTGATCAAGATCAAACAAATatcttataaaggagtttatatgTTGACCAAAATTTTCTCTCATCTCTCCCCTCACATGAAAAAGTTCGCCATCCATATATTTTGGAGAAAATATTTCATCCACTATCCTTCCACTGTGCCTTCGCCCTAACGCCACCGCACCGCCATCAGATTTATGAAATTCCAGACGATCCAATATCGATGTAAACTTCGTTTAGATCTCTAATGTGATCTATACGAGAAACAAAGTTTCTGATCATAGATCGGATTAggagatttgaagaaaattgGATTTACAATAAGAGCTATTACTGCTTAAAAATCGGAATAGTTGGAATCAgtgttaaatacgcaaagataaatcaaatataaaaaccTATGAACTACGTTTTGGATGCAAGAAAAAAGTACACCAACAGATTCAATGTTAGCAGAAAAGTAATGCCTGTTTGCCAACATCCACGGATGTGCAATGAATCTGGACCATTCGATCTACCCATTGTTTAGCTACCCGAAGGAAAACATCAAATTTTCCCATGTTTTGGAATATGTAGAAGAGGTAGAATAGGAAATAGAGTTTAAAGAGATGGTCATCATTTCAACAATTTTATGTCATACGATGAATTTTGAGTATTACGTTATCATTTTCTTACGTTGTGTCAGTATTctaatgaaaaaattaaaattaatacacAAAAGCAAATTAATGAACTAAAACCAATTAACAAAAAACGCAAAACGACAACAGATATTATCTGTTGTCGTAGTTGTCAGAAAACCGTTGTAACTGACAATGTTATTGAAAgtgcgttcaacgacaacggtttatgatataccgtcgctaattttagcgacgggttttgaatAAGCCGTCGCTCATTAGCGACGCTTTAAGATATATCGTCgctaatacatatacattcacaagcagtaatgaaaatatttttaataaaatagtttttcatgaacataaactttttctttcaacatatcatatcatatatcctttcatcatataagtatacattttcttttttattgaattcagatcctcaattgtgacttttgtattagctgaaggtcgatggatccatctacatattaCCACAATACCGGGCGacggagacatcagcgacactctcacccgtcaactgagccttggtcttacatatcatggtatcatcgtattagtcacaatcaattcaactccttcaactttttatatttccattacttataaaaattcatgcaaatataaatcatttttcttttaaaccaagcatgcatcatatcttttagcattaacgtttcaacataaaattccataaacatgtaaaataaactttttaacatttattatagcattcagggcactgatAGAACTTCTAACATTTTTCATGTGTAAAATGACATTTTTGCCCCTGAAACtttaactttcccaatttatccttagaccttaaaacaacgacccaaatcattccaaacttaacatatcaccttaaaatatacccataaatatttattagacgtaaacttaagcttctcgactaatttctcaattcgtttttaaacttagacgtacatcccgattttgactcgtattgactcgaaacttaaccaaaacttaccaaacttgaaccaaagtaATTAACATCTAACCATACCATAtacaacccaattcaagcccatCAAGACCCTCGATCCAGCCTAGAACAGCTACCGAACTTTTCTTGCCCAAACTTGAAAACGCTAGCCTCCCTAACCATGCACCCTTCGGCCCTAGCCACCAACCAGCCCAACTAGACCCTAGATGACCCTCTTAGGACCATAACCGAACCCTAGGCAACCTACTGGACAGAACCGAACACCGCCAAACGTGCCCAGCCTTTCCTGCCATGCCCTAAGAACCATGCGCGACTTCCCTCATGCGATCGCCCTAGCCTTCGAACCAAGCATCATGCAGCCACCCTTGAACCATCCTACAGCCCCTTAGGTCTCCTAGACACACCCTAACAGCAAATACAAACATGGCCCTCAAGGATGCCTTAGCCGAAGAGCCCTAGCCCACAAGGATTCTATTTTCGTGCAACCCCTTACCCCTCACGTCCAGCCCTTATGCAGCCTCCCTTAAGCCTTCTAAACCCTCTGAAATTCATCTCTTTTGGTGTCCCTACCACGGCAGCCTCTTCATGCATCAATAGCAAgagttttaaatcataaaaacttgAGTTCTTGGCATATTatggcataaaaacgaaaataatacaagggttcatatttttttcatgcaaacatgcatcaaacatataatatggtgtgatagatgagaaaaaagattTTAAAGCGTGTCCTTACGTATATTACGTACGAAAACGATTAGCAATTCGAGGAAGTCAACGCGGGGAGGAccttgttgaatttttttctccAAGTTCACGTGAAAACCCttagttgtgtgtgtgtgtgtgtggtcgTGTTCTTTAGCTAAGAGGAGTTCTAGTATTTCTTTTAGGGTGAGGGGCGTGAGCTGTGTGGGGTTTGGGAAGGGTTTTtggtattatttattaattaaaactaattgtgcaagattaggcccattaacctaGTATATAAGGCTTATTAAGTCcattagttaatatttaaaatattttgtttaggaaattttgtgaaaatattagccgagttctcaaaaagtccttatttttatcgaaaatcgattatcggtttaaaatacgaatCGACATaaaaaaacacctcaaaacacctcattttcgaaaatttcatttaaaatacaccacacatcaaacaattaaaaataattaattaataaatttttttcccctcgtatggtccccggtctccgttctttgATCGCGTCTCCAATAGCCTTTAAAACaaagttttatgcatt comes from Primulina huaijiensis isolate GDHJ02 chromosome 17, ASM1229523v2, whole genome shotgun sequence and encodes:
- the LOC140963173 gene encoding trihelix transcription factor GT-3b-like, which encodes MDHSQLHNPYSAALNIDTGSGDRFPQWSIQETRDLMMIRAELDPTFMETKRNKLLWEVISTRMKEKGYTRSADQCKCKWKNLVTRYKGCEAMEAEGMRQQFPFYNDLQTIFAARMQRMLWLEAEGGGAAASTPKKRKKAAAQYSSSDEEDENEESEGDKAGGTRRKKITKGKEAGNPSAGTSSSNVSSIINGVKGIMEDYMKQQMEMDMQWIKAYEAREEERRVKENEWRQKMEALENERIMMERRWREREEQRRIREEARAERRDALITALLNKLRREEM